From a region of the Chitinophaga caseinilytica genome:
- a CDS encoding sulfite exporter TauE/SafE family protein, whose translation MLVETVVLCLVAFFAGFIDAIVGGGGLLQTPAIMIVLPQYPVATLLGTTKIPSISGTAFAAWRYSRQVTIDWKLLPYVALLAFGGAFLGAFCVSMIDNRIIKPVIFFVLLIVAAYTYFNKSFGQPREISHSRKTQLALGLLFGFAIGFYDGLIGPGAGTFLILVFIALMGYDFIHASASAKLVNLATNLASIAYFASTGHILYEFALPMAACNMTGAFFGTRLALLRGNAFIRIFFLCVVFATLLRFAWDIWAASH comes from the coding sequence ATGTTGGTGGAAACAGTTGTACTATGCCTGGTGGCGTTTTTCGCGGGATTCATTGATGCGATCGTTGGGGGAGGAGGGCTCCTGCAAACACCCGCCATCATGATCGTTTTGCCGCAATACCCGGTGGCCACGCTGTTGGGGACCACCAAAATCCCTTCTATCTCCGGCACCGCCTTCGCCGCCTGGCGATATTCCCGGCAGGTGACGATCGACTGGAAACTCCTGCCGTACGTGGCGCTACTGGCGTTCGGGGGCGCTTTCCTCGGCGCGTTTTGCGTGTCGATGATCGACAACCGGATCATCAAGCCCGTCATCTTCTTCGTGCTGCTGATCGTGGCGGCTTATACCTACTTCAACAAAAGCTTCGGCCAGCCCCGTGAGATCAGCCATAGCCGGAAGACGCAGCTGGCATTGGGATTGCTGTTCGGGTTCGCCATCGGTTTTTACGATGGACTGATCGGCCCGGGCGCAGGCACGTTCCTCATCCTGGTCTTCATTGCGCTGATGGGCTACGATTTCATCCATGCTTCCGCGAGCGCAAAGCTCGTCAACCTGGCTACGAACCTCGCGTCCATCGCTTATTTCGCCAGCACGGGGCATATCCTGTACGAGTTCGCCCTTCCCATGGCGGCCTGCAATATGACCGGCGCTTTCTTCGGGACGCGGCTGGCGCTGCTCCGGGGCAACGCTTTCATCCGGATCTTCTTCCTCTGCGTCGTTTTCGCGACGCTGCTCCGGTTTGCCTGGGACATCTGGGCGGCCAGTCACTGA
- a CDS encoding parallel beta-helix domain-containing protein gives MKYSIPLLALALAAGCSAPEKKSADGYKQTLVFGPGEEAKITEAFLTLTDSSAVELKAGTYKFNNLSLVQLKHIKISGAGPDKTILDFSGQTQGGEGIRVAEVKGFTISGMTIRESKGDLIKVNKSEDVVFRDLHAIWEKADSTSGGYGIYPVLCNNVLVENCYAQGASDAGIYVGQSNKAIVRNSKAYKNVAGCEIENTTNAEVYDNEFYGNTAGFLVFDLPDLSQRGGQVKAYNNNIHDNNERNFAKSGSFGTTWGVGNAAPGCGVIIQATSNVEIYNNKIINNNSAAIAMVSGFFVDAKAGEKINANYFPVSQNVFIHDNTIEMAAAFPEPVYHHHTGQILVGIEKALGKRIPPIVYDGISTNVITQENKVNPDSICIRQTGDNLLVNADGMNIGKPNWKPSTDMQPFICK, from the coding sequence ATGAAATATTCCATTCCCTTGCTGGCACTGGCTTTGGCGGCCGGTTGCAGCGCCCCGGAGAAAAAATCCGCCGACGGCTACAAGCAAACCCTGGTATTCGGCCCCGGCGAGGAAGCCAAAATCACGGAAGCCTTCCTCACGCTGACAGACAGCAGCGCTGTGGAGCTGAAAGCCGGCACTTACAAATTCAACAACCTCAGCCTCGTGCAACTGAAGCACATCAAGATCAGCGGCGCCGGTCCTGATAAAACGATCCTCGATTTTTCGGGGCAGACGCAGGGTGGCGAAGGCATTCGCGTGGCGGAAGTGAAAGGCTTTACCATCAGCGGGATGACCATCCGCGAATCGAAAGGCGACCTCATCAAAGTGAACAAAAGTGAAGACGTCGTGTTCCGCGACCTGCACGCCATTTGGGAGAAGGCAGACAGCACCAGCGGCGGTTATGGCATCTACCCCGTGCTCTGCAACAACGTGTTGGTAGAGAACTGTTACGCACAGGGCGCATCTGATGCAGGCATCTACGTAGGGCAATCCAACAAGGCCATCGTAAGGAACAGCAAAGCTTACAAAAATGTGGCCGGCTGCGAGATCGAGAATACGACCAACGCAGAAGTGTATGACAACGAGTTTTACGGCAACACGGCCGGGTTCCTCGTGTTCGACCTCCCCGATCTTTCGCAGCGGGGCGGCCAGGTGAAGGCTTACAACAACAATATCCACGACAACAACGAGCGCAACTTCGCCAAATCCGGGAGCTTCGGCACCACCTGGGGCGTAGGCAACGCAGCGCCCGGCTGTGGGGTGATCATCCAGGCTACGTCCAATGTGGAGATCTACAACAACAAGATCATCAACAACAATTCCGCCGCCATCGCCATGGTATCCGGCTTTTTCGTAGATGCGAAAGCGGGTGAAAAGATCAATGCGAACTACTTCCCCGTGTCGCAAAACGTGTTCATCCACGACAATACCATCGAAATGGCCGCAGCTTTCCCTGAACCGGTGTATCATCACCATACGGGTCAGATTCTGGTGGGGATTGAAAAAGCCCTCGGCAAAAGGATCCCGCCGATCGTGTACGACGGCATTTCCACCAACGTCATCACACAGGAAAACAAAGTCAACCCGGATTCCATCTGCATCCGTCAAACCGGCGACAACCTCCTCGTAAATGCAGACGGCATGAACATCGGCAAGCCGAACTGGAAACCATCCACCGATATGCAACCTTTCATCTGTAAATGA
- a CDS encoding DUF1080 domain-containing protein, whose translation MKQLVFGAMLLCASTLCHAQQRSLFNGKDLSGWHMDVPDLEKDSSLRIPFIIRDGLLVSLGNPQGHLITDAQYENYRLEVEYRFAGKPGNCGVLVHASTPRVLYGMFPKSMEVQLMSKNAGDFWCIGEDIKVDSMEVYRGKPENWGVVDGKERRVRNRTDGSEKPLGEWNRMVIECLGNKVRVWVNGDLVNDGFDCTVSNGSIALQAEGAEVEFRKVQLTPIRKLTVIKKKR comes from the coding sequence ATGAAGCAATTAGTTTTCGGCGCAATGCTACTGTGCGCCTCCACGTTATGCCATGCGCAGCAGCGCAGTCTTTTCAACGGCAAAGACCTTTCCGGCTGGCATATGGACGTGCCCGACCTGGAGAAGGATTCCTCCCTCCGTATCCCTTTTATTATCCGCGACGGGCTGCTGGTGAGCCTCGGGAATCCGCAGGGGCACCTGATCACCGATGCGCAGTACGAAAATTACCGGCTGGAAGTGGAGTACCGCTTCGCGGGGAAACCGGGGAACTGCGGGGTGCTGGTGCATGCATCCACGCCGCGGGTGTTGTACGGGATGTTCCCGAAGTCAATGGAAGTACAGCTGATGAGCAAAAATGCCGGTGATTTCTGGTGTATCGGGGAAGATATCAAGGTAGACAGCATGGAAGTGTACCGCGGCAAACCGGAAAACTGGGGCGTTGTGGACGGAAAGGAACGGCGGGTACGGAACCGGACAGACGGGTCGGAGAAGCCCCTGGGCGAGTGGAACCGCATGGTGATCGAGTGCCTGGGCAATAAAGTTCGGGTGTGGGTGAACGGGGATTTGGTGAACGATGGGTTCGACTGTACCGTTTCGAACGGGAGTATTGCCCTGCAGGCGGAGGGCGCGGAAGTGGAGTTCCGGAAAGTGCAGCTGACGCCCATCAGGAAACTGACGGTTATTAAAAAGAAAAGATAA
- a CDS encoding insulinase family protein encodes MKRKFLVVTLAAASVFCLIERPVYAQKVAAGASTAATGAGQKIPADPELKIGKLSNGLTYYIRKNAEPRNRAVLYMALKAGSLMESDAQQGLAHFTEHMAFNGTKDFPKNDLINYLQKAGVKFGADLNAYTSFDQTVYQLPIPTDSAELFKNGFKILANWAGHISMLAPDIDGERGVIIEEDRQRGKNAQSRIQKELLPVLLHGSRYAERIPIGKLDILQNFKHEEIRNFYREWYRPNLQAVIAVGDFDVAQVENLIKENFGKLTNPAKPKPHTTYDLPDGKQPVVKIVTDPEFPYNVAIAFIRQRHKASNNTEDIRRNMVINMANAMLGARINELKQKGTADFVDGQANYGPYQQGLVPGIEATTVLAVTKSGAELTKGLAGVMAEYQRMVQFGFTQSELDVVKKQTEAANEKANREKDKIASNTFVQAYLRNYMYGAPVVSPDFRYEITKKFLGEISLAEINAAAKKMIGSDNNLTIIVQAPEKEKATLPTADQLLAAIRDAGKGLKPYEDNKVNKPLLENKPIAGKVTKTEKIESIGVTKLTLSNGVVIYLKPTDFKNDQIIFSSFGQGGVSQADDKDYLAVNYAGNIPSDGIGEFDNPSLRRLLAGTTASGSSYIDELYQGYGGSASPKDLETALQLVYAHATNPRKDPVVFKKNMEEYSIYLQNSDDSPENVFNDTVTAVLSSNSVREKKPTMAELGTINLDRSFEFYKNRFADASGQTFVFVGNFDIAAITPLLETYLGGLPANNRAEKFVDRGVRPRTGKIERIVKKGIEDKAMVKLFFYNDFDYAPENNIQLSALSDILEFKVLERLREKEGGVYSPNVGVGYEKYPYGNYNLSVSFSCAPANVDKLVNAVLDEIAKLKQNGATADDITKFKAEYHRALEVNMRENNFWLGYLTGKFKNGEDPTSILTTNERLEKVTEASVKASVDKYLNNANYFKAALVPEK; translated from the coding sequence ATGAAACGAAAGTTTTTAGTAGTGACGCTTGCGGCAGCAAGCGTCTTTTGTCTGATCGAGCGCCCCGTTTACGCGCAGAAAGTGGCAGCCGGCGCTTCCACAGCAGCCACAGGGGCGGGTCAAAAGATCCCGGCAGACCCGGAACTGAAGATCGGCAAGCTCAGCAACGGCCTCACCTATTATATCCGTAAGAACGCGGAGCCCCGCAACCGCGCGGTCCTCTATATGGCCCTGAAAGCCGGTTCGCTCATGGAATCGGACGCCCAGCAAGGCCTGGCGCACTTTACCGAGCACATGGCATTCAACGGGACGAAAGATTTTCCCAAAAACGACCTCATCAATTACCTCCAGAAAGCAGGGGTGAAGTTCGGAGCCGACCTGAACGCCTATACGTCGTTCGACCAAACCGTTTACCAGCTGCCTATCCCGACCGATAGCGCCGAACTGTTCAAAAACGGTTTCAAGATCCTCGCCAACTGGGCCGGCCACATCAGCATGCTGGCGCCCGACATCGACGGGGAGCGCGGCGTGATCATCGAAGAAGACCGCCAGCGCGGCAAAAACGCCCAGAGCCGTATCCAGAAGGAGCTGCTCCCGGTATTGCTGCACGGTTCCCGCTACGCGGAGCGTATCCCCATCGGGAAGCTCGATATCCTGCAGAACTTCAAGCACGAAGAAATCCGTAATTTCTACCGCGAATGGTACCGCCCGAACCTCCAGGCCGTGATCGCCGTGGGAGATTTCGATGTGGCGCAGGTTGAAAACCTCATCAAGGAAAACTTCGGTAAGCTGACCAATCCGGCGAAGCCGAAACCCCATACCACTTACGATCTGCCCGATGGCAAACAACCCGTGGTGAAGATCGTGACCGATCCCGAGTTCCCGTACAACGTGGCTATCGCCTTCATTCGTCAGCGTCATAAAGCGTCGAACAACACCGAGGATATCCGCCGCAATATGGTGATCAACATGGCCAACGCTATGCTGGGCGCGCGTATCAACGAGCTGAAACAGAAAGGGACGGCCGATTTCGTAGACGGACAGGCGAACTACGGTCCGTATCAGCAGGGGCTCGTGCCCGGCATCGAGGCTACCACCGTGCTGGCCGTGACCAAGAGCGGTGCGGAACTTACCAAAGGGCTGGCCGGCGTAATGGCCGAGTACCAGCGCATGGTACAGTTCGGTTTTACGCAATCGGAACTGGACGTGGTGAAGAAACAGACGGAAGCCGCCAATGAAAAAGCGAACCGCGAGAAAGACAAGATCGCTTCCAATACCTTCGTACAGGCTTACCTGCGGAACTATATGTACGGCGCTCCCGTTGTGAGCCCGGATTTCCGTTATGAAATCACCAAAAAGTTCCTGGGCGAGATCTCGCTGGCCGAAATTAACGCCGCCGCGAAGAAAATGATCGGCAGCGATAACAACCTGACCATCATCGTACAGGCGCCTGAAAAGGAAAAGGCGACGCTGCCCACGGCAGACCAGCTCCTGGCGGCTATCCGCGACGCGGGCAAAGGCCTCAAACCTTACGAAGACAATAAAGTCAACAAACCGCTGCTGGAAAACAAGCCCATCGCCGGTAAAGTGACCAAAACCGAAAAGATCGAAAGCATCGGCGTAACCAAGCTCACCTTGTCTAACGGTGTGGTGATCTACCTGAAACCCACGGATTTCAAAAACGACCAGATCATCTTCTCTTCCTTCGGCCAGGGCGGCGTTTCCCAGGCGGATGACAAAGATTACCTGGCGGTGAACTACGCCGGGAACATCCCTTCCGACGGTATCGGCGAATTCGATAATCCCTCGCTGCGGAGGCTCCTGGCGGGCACCACGGCCAGCGGATCGAGCTATATCGACGAGCTGTACCAGGGCTATGGCGGCAGTGCTTCCCCGAAAGACCTGGAAACCGCGCTGCAACTCGTGTACGCACATGCCACCAATCCCCGGAAAGACCCTGTCGTGTTCAAAAAGAACATGGAAGAATATTCCATTTACCTCCAAAACTCCGACGATAGCCCGGAAAACGTGTTCAACGACACGGTAACCGCCGTACTGTCGTCTAACAGCGTTCGCGAGAAAAAGCCTACTATGGCTGAACTCGGCACCATTAACCTCGACCGTTCCTTCGAATTCTATAAAAACCGCTTCGCGGACGCTAGCGGCCAGACCTTCGTTTTCGTAGGTAATTTCGACATCGCGGCCATTACGCCGTTGCTGGAAACGTACCTCGGCGGCCTGCCGGCGAATAACCGTGCGGAGAAATTCGTGGACCGCGGCGTTCGCCCGCGTACCGGGAAGATCGAGCGGATCGTGAAGAAAGGCATCGAAGACAAGGCGATGGTAAAACTGTTCTTCTACAACGATTTCGACTACGCGCCTGAGAACAACATCCAGCTGAGCGCCCTGAGCGATATCCTGGAGTTCAAGGTGCTGGAGCGCCTCCGCGAGAAAGAAGGCGGCGTGTACAGCCCGAACGTGGGTGTGGGGTATGAAAAATATCCTTACGGCAATTACAACCTGTCCGTTTCCTTCAGCTGCGCTCCGGCTAACGTAGACAAGCTGGTGAACGCTGTGCTCGACGAGATCGCCAAACTGAAGCAGAATGGCGCCACGGCCGACGATATCACCAAATTCAAAGCGGAATACCATCGCGCGTTGGAAGTGAACATGCGGGAAAATAATTTCTGGCTGGGTTACCTGACCGGCAAGTTCAAGAACGGGGAAGATCCGACATCGATCCTCACCACGAACGAACGCCTGGAGAAAGTGACCGAAGCCAGCGTGAAAGCTTCTGTCGACAAGTATCTCAACAACGCCAACTACTTCAAGGCGGCGCTTGTTCCGGAGAAATAG
- a CDS encoding SO2930 family diheme c-type cytochrome, whose protein sequence is MRMRIVTALACMGIFAMGCAQPAKRPASGFLDKLSDYGFFTGTLKDLQPAGRVHPYELATPLFTDYTVKKRFIVLPEGSTMQYAQAGPMDFPDGTYLVKNFAYRDSLGKEVLLETRLLHKDPADGNWKVMNYKWNAQQTEAEKWITGDRLPITLTDDAGRHVSTHYQIPNTNDCKRCHASAGKLIPIGPKARNLNHLGQLEKWAAAGILQGLPEMSKVEKFPVWNDSVHYTVNQRARAYLDVNCAHCHTKGGDADNTGLFLEYGQETPAHLGILKGPVSAGNGAGGLDHDVVPGDPANSILHFRMNSVEPGTAMPELARTIVHREGVDLIAEWIRQLPKSK, encoded by the coding sequence ATGAGAATGAGAATAGTGACAGCACTGGCATGCATGGGAATTTTCGCGATGGGCTGCGCCCAGCCCGCAAAGCGCCCGGCGTCGGGGTTCCTGGACAAACTTTCGGACTACGGTTTCTTTACCGGAACGCTGAAGGATTTACAGCCCGCCGGCCGGGTGCATCCTTACGAACTGGCAACGCCCCTTTTCACCGACTATACCGTTAAAAAACGCTTCATCGTGTTGCCGGAAGGCAGCACCATGCAGTATGCCCAGGCCGGGCCGATGGATTTCCCCGACGGCACGTACCTCGTGAAGAATTTCGCGTACCGCGACAGTCTGGGGAAAGAAGTACTGCTGGAAACGCGCCTCCTGCACAAAGACCCGGCAGACGGCAACTGGAAGGTCATGAATTACAAATGGAATGCGCAGCAGACCGAAGCAGAGAAATGGATCACCGGCGACCGGCTGCCCATCACCCTCACCGACGATGCGGGCCGGCACGTTTCCACCCATTACCAGATACCCAATACCAACGACTGCAAGCGATGCCATGCGTCTGCCGGCAAGCTGATCCCTATCGGCCCGAAAGCGCGCAACCTCAACCATCTCGGCCAGCTGGAGAAGTGGGCGGCAGCGGGTATTTTGCAGGGATTGCCGGAAATGTCCAAAGTGGAAAAATTCCCGGTCTGGAACGATAGCGTGCATTACACGGTGAATCAGCGCGCCCGCGCTTACCTCGACGTCAACTGCGCCCATTGCCATACCAAAGGCGGCGATGCGGACAATACCGGCCTGTTCCTCGAATACGGACAGGAAACCCCGGCGCACCTGGGCATCCTCAAAGGCCCAGTGTCGGCGGGCAATGGCGCCGGAGGGCTCGATCACGATGTGGTGCCAGGCGATCCGGCCAATTCCATCCTGCATTTCCGGATGAACAGCGTCGAACCGGGAACGGCCATGCCCGAGCTCGCCCGCACGATCGTGCATCGCGAAGGCGTGGACCTTATCGCCGAATGGATCAGGCAATTGCCCAAATCGAAATAA
- a CDS encoding glycoside hydrolase family 2 protein yields MKKQLIAWLMAASMANAQEWKPVQGRIMTPWAETLKADSVLQEHPRPQFERGTSWKNLNGLWNYALTPRNAGRPASWAGKILVPFAIESALSGVGKTVGKDQLLWYQQSFTLPSDSKGKKVLLHFGAVDWQSEIYINGQLVLKHEGGFDPFSMDISPYLKKTKQQEIVVKVWDPTDEGPQPRGKQVRKPEGIWYTPVTGIWQTVWLETVPGTYLSNIRQTPDIDAQTLTLQTTVVNPLAGDQVKFSAMKDGAVVAETEAEPGATAVLKVPSPELWSPDKPFLYDLRVSIVRKGKAVDEVKSYFAMRKISVAKDQAGTQRMMLNNKFLFHYGPLDQGWWPDGLYTAPSDAALRFDVEKTKEMGFNMIRKHIKVEPARWYYHCDKLGIMVWQDMPSGDLGNHWEIRPGIFGRQTDKQRSPESEGYYRKEWNAIMDALHNVPSIVVWVPFNEAWGQFKTKEITEWTMEKDPSRLVNSASGGNFELTGHIIDLHNYPDPVMPEPVYFGEKQVIVLGEFGGLGLPVDGHVWQQKDNWGYQTFKTAGELFKRYDSYMEKMEQLIRHGLSAAVYTQTTDVEIETNGLMTYDRKVFKNPVEAFFKAHQRLYRPGLVKFP; encoded by the coding sequence ATGAAGAAGCAACTGATCGCATGGTTAATGGCCGCATCCATGGCCAACGCACAGGAATGGAAACCCGTACAGGGCCGCATCATGACGCCCTGGGCCGAAACATTGAAGGCCGACAGCGTACTACAGGAACACCCCCGCCCGCAGTTCGAGCGCGGCACTTCCTGGAAGAACCTGAACGGATTATGGAATTACGCCCTCACGCCCAGGAACGCCGGCCGCCCCGCCAGCTGGGCCGGTAAAATCCTCGTCCCATTCGCCATCGAATCCGCTCTCAGCGGGGTCGGTAAAACCGTCGGGAAAGATCAGCTCCTCTGGTACCAACAATCCTTCACCCTGCCCTCCGATTCCAAAGGCAAAAAAGTACTGCTGCACTTCGGGGCGGTAGACTGGCAGTCTGAAATTTATATCAACGGCCAGCTCGTCCTCAAACATGAAGGCGGGTTCGACCCCTTTTCCATGGATATCAGCCCTTACCTGAAGAAAACCAAACAGCAGGAGATCGTGGTGAAGGTCTGGGACCCGACCGACGAGGGCCCGCAGCCGCGCGGCAAGCAGGTCCGCAAACCGGAAGGCATCTGGTACACCCCGGTTACCGGCATCTGGCAAACCGTCTGGCTGGAAACCGTGCCCGGCACCTACCTGTCCAACATCCGCCAAACGCCCGATATCGACGCCCAAACCCTGACCCTGCAAACCACCGTAGTAAACCCCTTGGCCGGCGACCAGGTGAAGTTCTCCGCGATGAAAGACGGCGCCGTGGTGGCGGAAACCGAAGCCGAGCCCGGCGCTACGGCCGTGCTGAAGGTGCCCTCGCCGGAGTTATGGTCGCCCGACAAACCGTTCCTGTACGACCTGCGCGTGAGCATCGTCCGCAAAGGAAAGGCAGTAGACGAAGTGAAAAGCTACTTCGCGATGCGCAAGATCAGTGTGGCCAAAGACCAGGCCGGCACCCAGCGCATGATGCTCAACAACAAATTCCTGTTCCATTACGGCCCGCTCGACCAGGGTTGGTGGCCTGATGGTTTATATACCGCTCCCTCCGACGCCGCGCTCCGATTCGACGTAGAGAAAACGAAGGAAATGGGCTTCAACATGATCCGCAAACATATTAAGGTGGAACCGGCGCGCTGGTATTACCATTGCGATAAACTCGGGATCATGGTTTGGCAGGATATGCCCAGTGGCGACCTTGGCAATCATTGGGAGATCCGACCCGGGATTTTCGGTCGGCAGACAGACAAGCAGCGGAGCCCGGAATCGGAAGGGTACTACCGCAAGGAATGGAACGCCATCATGGACGCGCTGCACAATGTGCCCTCCATCGTGGTTTGGGTGCCGTTCAATGAAGCCTGGGGACAGTTCAAAACGAAGGAAATCACGGAGTGGACGATGGAGAAAGACCCCTCGCGCCTGGTGAACAGCGCCAGCGGCGGGAACTTCGAGCTGACGGGCCACATCATCGACCTGCACAACTATCCCGACCCCGTGATGCCCGAGCCCGTGTATTTCGGGGAGAAACAGGTGATCGTTCTGGGTGAGTTCGGTGGATTGGGCCTGCCGGTTGACGGGCACGTCTGGCAGCAGAAAGACAACTGGGGTTACCAAACTTTCAAAACGGCCGGCGAGTTGTTCAAGCGGTACGACAGCTACATGGAAAAAATGGAACAGCTGATTCGCCACGGGCTTTCGGCTGCGGTATATACCCAGACCACGGACGTGGAAATAGAAACGAACGGACTGATGACCTACGACCGGAAGGTGTTCAAGAACCCGGTGGAGGCCTTTTTCAAGGCGCATCAACGGCTGTACAGGCCCGGGCTTGTCAAGTTTCCTTGA